One window of Papaver somniferum cultivar HN1 chromosome 9, ASM357369v1, whole genome shotgun sequence genomic DNA carries:
- the LOC113309193 gene encoding uncharacterized protein LOC113309193 has protein sequence MAFKPYKRTTFNDRPVMGNSNLLISTIDQSMIRDHLNSVPIKRQVVALINSADNNHVTAHQQSKFSNVSSSKAIRDIDLNAIPVNDDDVSDSSALTPPRSLETVLKNNSGPETKRLKLNSAGWRARSSHNNHYPALNNNNINNVRYFGLTNGATNIRGGGGGLSILSNSMMRNHFSDPASVENFFLMNYPNRSITSSVAVFGVRMSGPNPPSAPKRCQWCFTTYIPHCGEMDLMG, from the exons ATGGCATTCAAACCCTACAAGAGAACTACCTTCAATGATCGACCGGTAATGGGAAACAGCAACCTTCTTATAAGTACCATTGATCAATCCATGATTAGGGATCATTTAAATTCTGTTCCAATTAAGCGTCAGGTAGTAGCTTTAATTAACAGTGCTGATAATAACCATGTTACTGCGCATCAACAATCCAAGTTTTCAAATGTGTCTTCATCGAAAGCCATTCGAGATATCGATCTCAATGCCATACCTGTTAATGACGATGATGTATCAGACTCTTCAGCATTAACTCCTCCTCGTTCACTT GAAACGGTTTTGAAAAACAATAGTGGCCCAGAAACAAAAAGGCTTAAACTGAACAGTGCAGGGTGGAGAGCTAGGAGTAGTCACAATAACCATTACCCTGCcttgaacaacaacaacatcaacaatgtTCGATACTTTGGGTTGACTAATGGCGCGACAAACATAAGAGGTGGAGGAGGTGGTCTTTCCATATTATCAAACTCTATGATGCGCAACCATTTCTCGGACCCTGCATCAGTTGAAAACTTTTTTCTCATGAATTACCCAAATAGGTCTATAACGAGTTCAGTAGCGGTTTTTGGAGTAAGAATGTCTGGTCCCAATCCTCCAAGTGCTCCAAAGCGGTGCCAATGGTGCTTTACGACTTATATACCCCATTGTGGCGAAATGGACCTCATGGGTTGA